Proteins found in one Hyla sarda isolate aHylSar1 chromosome 7, aHylSar1.hap1, whole genome shotgun sequence genomic segment:
- the LOC130282401 gene encoding protein spinster homolog 1-like, translating into MASPQDPLLKEEEEAMEDHSDMDVEKGDIPERQNLPSLSVMSTARSIITVVILAFVNLLIYANRSSVAGVLPYIQKAYDTNASLSGLLNTLFIGSYVLVAPIAGYLGDHCNKKYTVCAGVIVWLSMTLTLSFIPDGYFLLFLLTSGLVGAGEATFCTIAPSIIADLFTSDQRTRMLNVFYSVIPVGCGLGYIIGPKVTDAARGDWHWAFRVTPGLGLIAVALMILVTKELPRMTTNGKKNNKSQKFAKWATDLKKLFKNRSFMLTTLGSTAVSFIVGAIGVWGPSYLTHARTLLQERDPCRAEPCDYHDILIFGVVTVASGILGVVAGSEISKRYRKSNPRADPLVCGCAMMISAPFLLLALTFGNISLVATNIFIFIGETLLSVNFTLISDIILKVVTPWRRSSALAVQMTIYHLLGDAGSPYLIGLISDTYERGYAKSPLLKYRSLEYALMTCTIMAVIGGAFFMATALYIERDEKEAEMESETSSSSSSSLLPADEDRASDPRDM; encoded by the coding sequence atggcctctccacaagacccattgctgaaggaggaggaagaagcaatggaggaccatagtgatatggatgtagaaaagggcgatatccctgagaggcagaacctgccatctctaagcgtgatgtccaccgcacgttccatcatcaccgtagtgatcctcgcctttgttaatttgctcatctatgcaaatcgctccagcgtggcgggggtgctgccttatatacagaaagcatatgacaccaatgctagtctgtccggcttattgaatacattgttcattggaagctacgtgctggtcgcaccaattgccggatatttgggcgaccactgtaataagaaatatactgtctgcgcaggagtcatcgtttggctgagcatgacacttaccctgtcattcatccctgacgggtatttcctgctcttcctgctgacgagtgggctggttggagccggagaggcgactttctgcaccatcgccccctccatcattgcagacctttttacaagtgaccagcggacccgcatgctgaacgtgttttactccgtcatacctgtaggctgcggactaggatacatcatcgggcccaaagtgactgatgcagcaaggggcgattggcactgggcgtttcgggtcacccctggcctgggcctaatagctgtggctttgatgattttggtcacaaaggagcttccaagaatgactacaaacgggaagaagaacaacaaatcccagaagtttgccaaatgggcaacagatctgaaaaaactatttaaaaatcgaagcttcatgttaaccaccctgggttcgacggctgtatccttcatagtgggagccataggtgtatggggtccgtcatacctgacccacgcacgaacactcctacaagagagggacccttgccgtgctgaaccgtgtgactatcacgacatcctaatatttggtgtggttacagtcgcctccggcattctgggagttgtagcagggtcggagataagtaaaagatatcgcaaatccaacccacgggcggacccgcttgtgtgtggctgCGCGATGATgatctccgccccttttcttctgttggcattgactttcggcaacatcagcctcgttgccaccaacatcttcatcttcatcggagagacgcttctgtcagtaaatttcaccctcatatctgacattatactaaaagtagtaactccgtggaggagatcttcagctctggccgtgcagatgacaatctatcacctcctaggtgacgccggcagcccgtacctcatcggcctgatatctgacacctacgaacgaggatatgccaaatcccctcttctgaaataccgcagcctggagtatgccctcatgacctgcaccataatggcagtcatcggaggggccttcttcatggccacggccctatatatagagagggacgaaaaagaagcagagatggaatcagaaacttcgtcttcctcctcctcctcactgcttcctgccgatgaggaccgcgcttcagaccCGAGAGATATGTAA
- the LOC130282402 gene encoding trypsin-like: MKFLLICVLLGAVAAFEDDDKIVGGYTCTKNSVPYVVSLNSGYHFCGGSLINNLWVISAAHCYKASFQVRLGEHNIATSEGTEQFINSAKVIRHGSYNSRTLDNDILLIKLASAATLNSYVKAVGLPTGCASAGTSCLISGWGNTLSSGSNMPNLLQCLNAPILTASQCSNAYPGEITGNMICVGYLEGGKDSCQGDSGGPVVCNGQLQGVVSWGYGCALRNYPGVYTKVCNYNSWISSTVAAN; the protein is encoded by the exons ATGAAGTTTCTTCTGATCTGTGTGCTCCTCGGAGCAGTTG CTGCTTTTGAGGATGATGATAAGATTGTAGGAGGTTACACCTGCACCAAGAACTCCGTCCCCTACGTGGTGTCTCTGAACTCCGGCTACCACTTCTGTGGTGGATCCCTGATCAACAACCTTTGGGTCATCTCTGCTGCTCACTGCTACAAGgc GAGCTTTCAGGTGAGACTGGGAGAACACAACATCGCTACCAGTGAAGGCACCGAGCAGTTCATCAACTCCGCCAAGGTCATCAGACATGGAAGCTACAACTCCAGAACCCTGGACAATGACATCCTGTTGATCAAGCTGGCCTCTGCCGCCACCCTCAACTCCTACGTCAAGGCTGTTGGTCTGCCCACTGGCTGCGCTTCTGCTGGAACCAGTTGTCTGATCTCCGGATGGGGAAACACCCTGAGCAGTGGAAGTAA CATGCCCAACCTCCTGCAGTGCCTGAACGCCCCCATCCTGACCGCCTCCCAGTGTAGCAACGCCTACCCCGGAGAGATCACCGGCAACATGATCTGTGTTGGATATCTGGAAGGAGGCAAGGATTCCTGCCAG GGTGACTCCGGTGGACCCGTGGTCTGCAATGGACAGCTCCAGGGTGTTGTCTCCTGGGGATATGGCTGTGCCCTCAGGAACTATCCTGGTGTCTACACCAAGgtctgcaactacaactcctggatCTCCAGCACCGTTGCCGCCAACTAA